In Kogia breviceps isolate mKogBre1 chromosome 19, mKogBre1 haplotype 1, whole genome shotgun sequence, a single genomic region encodes these proteins:
- the RPL38 gene encoding large ribosomal subunit protein eL38 codes for MPRKIEEIKDFLLTARRKDAKSVKIKKNKDNVKFKVRCSRYLYTLVITDKEKAEKLKQSLPPGLAVKELK; via the exons ATG CCTCGCAAAATTGAGGAAATCAAGGACTTTCTGCTCACAGCCAGGCGAAAGGACGCCAAAT CGGTCAAGATcaagaaaaataaggataatgtGAAGTTTAAAGTTCGATGTAGCAGGTACCTTTACACCTTGGTCATCACTGacaaagagaaggcagagaagctGAAGCAGTCGCTGCCCCCAG GTTTGGCAGTGAAGGAGCTGAAATGA